Proteins from one Thiobacter sp. AK1 genomic window:
- the dcd gene encoding dCTP deaminase, which translates to MSIKSDKWIRRMALEYGMIEPFEPNQVKEINGQRIVSYGTSSYGYDIRCSNEFRLFTDINTTIVDPKNFDPNSFVEVTGDYCIIPPNSFALARTVEYFRIPRNVLTICLGKSTYARCGIIVNVTPFEPEWEGYVTLEFSNTTPLPAKIYANEGVAQVIFFESDEPCEVSYKDRGGKYQGQRGVTLPRI; encoded by the coding sequence ATGAGCATCAAATCGGACAAGTGGATCCGCCGCATGGCCCTCGAGTACGGCATGATCGAGCCGTTCGAGCCCAATCAGGTCAAGGAGATCAATGGGCAGCGCATCGTGTCCTACGGCACCTCGAGCTATGGCTACGATATCCGCTGTTCCAATGAATTCCGCCTGTTCACCGACATCAACACCACCATCGTCGATCCCAAGAACTTCGATCCCAATTCCTTCGTCGAGGTGACGGGCGATTACTGCATCATTCCGCCCAATTCCTTTGCTCTGGCGCGCACGGTGGAGTATTTCCGTATTCCGCGCAACGTGCTCACCATCTGCCTGGGCAAGTCCACCTATGCCCGCTGTGGCATCATCGTCAACGTGACGCCCTTCGAGCCGGAATGGGAAGGCTATGTGACGCTGGAGTTTTCCAACACCACGCCCCTGCCGGCGAAGATCTACGCCAACGAGGGGGTGGCGCAGGTAATCTTCTTCGAGTCCGATGAACCCTGCGAGGTGTCCTACAAGGACCGGGGCGGCAAATACCAGGGGCAGCGCGGCGTCACCTTGCCGCGCATCTGA
- the apbC gene encoding iron-sulfur cluster carrier protein ApbC — translation MSITESQVQEALKGAVDPNMQKDFVSAKTVRNIKIEGNDVSFDIVLPYPAKTVQGEIEALAENAVKSLPGVGKVTANVAWKIVAHAVQRGVKPVPGVRNVIAVASGKGGVGKSTTAVNLALALAAEGAKVGILDADIYGPSQPTMLGITGRPEAAEDGQHLLPMLGHGLQAMSIGFLIDVETPMVWRGPMVTQALEQLLNQTKWEDLDYLVVDLPPGTGDIQLTLAQRVPVTGAVIVTTPQEIALIDARKGLKMFEKVNIPILGVVENMSIHICSKCGHEERIFGEGGGERMCKDYNVEFLGALPLDIHIREQADSGKPTVVADPDSRAAQIYRQIARRVAVKIGELAADHSAKFPNIVIQNT, via the coding sequence ATGTCCATTACCGAAAGCCAAGTCCAGGAAGCCCTCAAGGGCGCGGTGGATCCCAACATGCAGAAGGACTTCGTCAGTGCGAAGACCGTACGCAACATCAAGATCGAGGGTAACGACGTCAGCTTCGACATCGTTCTGCCCTATCCCGCCAAGACGGTGCAGGGGGAGATTGAGGCCCTGGCGGAGAATGCGGTGAAAAGTCTCCCGGGTGTGGGCAAGGTGACGGCCAACGTCGCCTGGAAGATCGTCGCCCATGCGGTGCAGCGGGGCGTGAAACCGGTGCCGGGCGTGCGCAACGTGATCGCCGTGGCTTCTGGCAAGGGCGGGGTGGGCAAGTCCACCACCGCCGTCAACCTGGCCCTGGCGCTGGCCGCCGAAGGCGCCAAGGTCGGCATCCTGGATGCCGACATCTATGGTCCGTCTCAACCCACCATGCTGGGCATCACCGGCAGGCCGGAAGCTGCCGAGGATGGTCAGCACCTTCTGCCCATGCTGGGCCATGGCCTGCAGGCCATGTCGATCGGCTTCCTGATCGACGTGGAAACGCCCATGGTCTGGCGGGGTCCCATGGTCACCCAAGCCCTGGAGCAACTACTCAACCAAACCAAGTGGGAGGACCTCGATTACCTGGTGGTGGACTTGCCGCCGGGCACCGGCGACATCCAGCTCACCCTGGCGCAGCGGGTCCCGGTTACGGGTGCGGTGATCGTCACCACGCCCCAGGAAATCGCCCTGATCGATGCGCGCAAGGGGCTCAAGATGTTCGAGAAGGTGAACATCCCCATCCTCGGCGTGGTGGAGAACATGAGCATCCACATCTGCTCCAAGTGCGGCCATGAGGAGCGCATCTTCGGCGAGGGCGGTGGCGAGCGCATGTGCAAGGACTACAACGTGGAATTCCTGGGTGCCCTGCCGCTGGACATCCATATCCGGGAACAGGCCGATTCCGGCAAGCCCACAGTGGTGGCGGACCCCGACAGCCGCGCAGCCCAGATCTACCGCCAGATCGCGCGCCGGGTGGCGGTGAAGATCGGCGAACTGGCCGCGGATCATTCTGCCAAGTTCCCGAACATCGTTATCCAGAATACCTGA